DNA from Leptospira neocaledonica:
ATTCTGCGGAGAGATTTAATTTGGAAGTCGCGGAGAGAAATCTTGAGCTTCCAAAACATGGATCCTTTGAAGTTGCGGCAACCATTAATGGCGAGAAGAAACGCTATACAGTTAATCAAGACTTTCTAAATAGAATTCTTTCAGCAAATGGAAGATACTCAGGGTGGCCATTTTGGGTAGACAGTAGGAGTTATATTAAAGAGGATAATCCGTACGTCTTGAACAACTTCTGGGAAAGTTTGATTATCGCTAACAGTTCTCTTGCCCATATTGAATTTTGGCGGATTTCTCCAGAAGGGGAATTTTATCATCGCCGAGCTCTAGAAGATGATATGGGAAATTTTCCTCAATCTCCAGAACCTTTTTCTGCTCTTGACTTCTTTATTGCAATACACCGAATATCAGAATGTTTACTTGTACTTCTTGACTTTGCATCTGCTTTTGAAACTCAAAGAGATGGTCTAATTGAGGTTATGTTTCGCTGGTCAGGAATCAAAAATAGAATGTTGTCATCGTGGGCAAATCCTTCGAGAATACTATTTCAAAATGGGATTTCAAGGCAGGACGAAGTTATTAGCTTTATAGAATTGCCTGTTGACACCGCAAAGACAGCTATTACTGGCTTTGTATATACGGTAGCAAATAAGCTTTTTGAAACTTTTAATGGGACTTCCACTTCGCTTCAGATAATAGAAGAGATCGTAAAAGAAATTCTTAGTCGGAAGAAAAATAGTTCTTTTTAGAAGCGCATACTACGCCTAACTGTCGGCTTGGCGCATCGCTTCGAGATCGCTACGCGATTCTCGCTTGGCCTTCGGCACATTTCGCTTTGTCACTCGTCTTGCAGAGCAAGTCTCATGCCAAGTGCGTGCGCACTCGCGAAACGTCGCCAAGCCTTGGTCGTTATACGAAATGGCTGGCGATTTGCCTTTTTCAAGAATTGACAAAATATATCAAATTTGATATATTGGTATTGTGAAGTTCAAAGTCCAACTTTTAGAGCCTGCTGAAGATTTCTTACTAAAGTTGGAAAATAAATTAAAGGCGAAAGCATTCAGAACTATTGAGTTATTAGCTGAATTTGGACCTGAACTTCGAGAGCCTTTTTCCAAAAAGATTCAAGGTTATGCAGGACTGTTTGAGCTAAGAATTAAACAAGGCTCTAATATTTGTAGATTATTCTACTTTTTTGAAAAGGGTAGAGTTGTTATAATAACTTCTGGCTTTGTGAAAAAAGATCAGAAGACGGATAAAGATGAATTAACTAGAGCTTTCAAATTGATGAAAACTTATAAAGGAGATGAGCATGAAACTTAAAACTAAAGACTTTGATTTGCTTTTAAATAAAGAGCTGAAGAATAAAGATTTTAAGAAAGAATATGATGCTCTTACCAATGAGTTTACTCTTGCCAAAGAGATTATTAAACTTCGTAAAAAAAGAAATCTAACCCAGAAAGATTTGGCGGAAAAGATTGGGACATCTCAACCTGCAATTGCAAGAATTGAGTCTGGGAATTATAGGAATTTGTCACTTTCTTTCATCAATCGTCTAGCTAAAGCATTAGATGCAGAGCCTGTTATTCATCTAAAAAGTAAAGGCGCTTAGTTTAACCAGCCACTACGTCTAACTATCGGTGCTTCCGCTACGCTTCGAGCTCGCTAACGCGACTCTCGCTCGGGCTTCGCCACATTTGCTTCTGTCACTCGTCTTGCAGAGCAAGCCTCGCGCCATTGCAAACGTCGTCAAGCCTTGGTCGTTAGGCGCCATATGTATTGTAATTTATACTTAGCAAAAAAGGATTTTATGAGCATACCATTTACTTTATATATTACAATTCATGCGGCGTATATAGGGGCCTTATTTGGAAGTCTTTCTAAATATAAACTTTATGAAACGCATATGCTGGGATTTGGTGAGGATGCTGGCAAATATTATTTTAGACTTTGGATCGGTTTCTTATCCAATATGCTCTCTCTGTTCTTAATTGCATATGCGTTTGCTTTATTGGGGAATGACAAAAGTGAAAATATCTATCACCAATATATAAAACCTTGCATTTTAAGTTTTTCCCTTTTTGGAATTATTCGTATTGTTCATTCTTTAGTCGCTTGTGAATTTTGGGAGTTATTTTATAGCGAAAAGGAGATTAAAAAAATTTTTGAACAATATGGAAGAGCGGAGAATATTAGAAATCAAAAACTGTTATGGCATTTGACTCCTGGTGTTTTGATATATACCATCCCAATTATTACTATCTGGAATACTTGATTTCTTGTAATGATTGAACTATTTTTGGATTTATTCAAAATTCGATATAGTTTTTCAATACATACTAAGCCTAACTATCGGCTTATCGCAGCGCTTCGAGATTGCTACGCAACTCTCGCTTGGGCTGCGCCACATTGGCTCAGTCACTCGAATTGCAGAGCAATTCTCGTGCCTGTCTTCGCTAATGCTCAGCACGCCAACGTCGTCAAGCCTTGGTCGTTAGCCGAACATGCTTGCCCGAAATTTTGATTCATATGAGAATTAAGTAATAGGGAAGTAAGAACCCATTATTTTGAAAATTTTTTATTAAAAGCTTGAAAATACGAATTTATATCGTATATTGTATCGTATGAAAGTGACTGCGATATTGCCAGACGATTTAATTGCTGAGGTCCAAAAGTACTCTGGAGGTAAAAACATAACGGATTCTCTCCAGAAAGCGCTCTCAGAATGGTTAAAACAGGCCAAAATAAGGAATTTGAACACTAAGCTACATAAATCTCCACTTTCATTCCAGGAAGGCTTTTCCGGAGAAAATATCCGTAATCTGAATCGTAACAGATGATACTTGTAGATACGTCTGTTTGGATTGAATTCTTCCGGGGAAATGAACCTTATTTTAGTGAACTCAAAGAGTTAATAGAATCATCAGAAGTGATAGTTCATGAAGTTGTCTTTGGGGAATTACTCCAAGGCTGTAAAAATAAGAACGAAGTATCTTTTATCTTAGAATATTGGGAAAATTTAAACACCTTAACTTCAGATAGTAGTTTTTTATCTGCAGGTAAGCTTTCATTTGAAAACAAGCATATTGATAAAGGAATTGGATTAATTGATTCAGTTCTTATCAATGAAGTTAGAAGTAAGAAACTTCAACTTTGGACATTAGATAAAAAGATTCTCAAAGTATTAGATAAGAAAGAAATCTATTCAAGTAAGGGCAAGCACGTCGCCTAACTATCGGCTCTGACGCAGCGCTTCGAGATGCTTCGCACTCTCGCTTGGCCTTCGGCACATTTCGCTTTGTCACTCGTTTTGCTGGGCAAAACTCGCGCCAAGTCCTTTCGGACTCGCGAAACGTCGTCAAGCCTTGGTCGTTAGGCGAAATTGTTTCCACCTCTGCAACCAAGTTGTCATAGTGACAATATAAGAGTATAATATGGATGTCAAGTGGTCGGAAAGAATACGTCCAAGTGGGAACACTCCTTTTAAGCAAATCAATGTATCATCG
Protein-coding regions in this window:
- a CDS encoding AlbA family DNA-binding domain-containing protein; the protein is MDKHLLSNIVKNPKESLSFEIKDWIDPDSDDGKAKIVRTILSLYNFNGGYLLIGFNNKTGRPNIDAVPPEVRILFNIDKIQGLIRKYSSESFEIEIEYPEVENKEFVLIIVPGGVQTPTATKAVLNENSKNSIKLNKVFIRSLESNNTPSTTEATWKDWGSIVEKCFDNREADIERFIRRHLSGIDGNKILDSLKESTWSSTRGTNSVYTFVESLLNNSAERFNLEVAERNLELPKHGSFEVAATINGEKKRYTVNQDFLNRILSANGRYSGWPFWVDSRSYIKEDNPYVLNNFWESLIIANSSLAHIEFWRISPEGEFYHRRALEDDMGNFPQSPEPFSALDFFIAIHRISECLLVLLDFASAFETQRDGLIEVMFRWSGIKNRMLSSWANPSRILFQNGISRQDEVISFIELPVDTAKTAITGFVYTVANKLFETFNGTSTSLQIIEEIVKEILSRKKNSSF
- a CDS encoding type II toxin-antitoxin system RelE/ParE family toxin, which produces MKFKVQLLEPAEDFLLKLENKLKAKAFRTIELLAEFGPELREPFSKKIQGYAGLFELRIKQGSNICRLFYFFEKGRVVIITSGFVKKDQKTDKDELTRAFKLMKTYKGDEHET
- a CDS encoding helix-turn-helix domain-containing protein, which gives rise to MKLKTKDFDLLLNKELKNKDFKKEYDALTNEFTLAKEIIKLRKKRNLTQKDLAEKIGTSQPAIARIESGNYRNLSLSFINRLAKALDAEPVIHLKSKGA
- a CDS encoding DUF2191 domain-containing protein translates to MKVTAILPDDLIAEVQKYSGGKNITDSLQKALSEWLKQAKIRNLNTKLHKSPLSFQEGFSGENIRNLNRNR
- a CDS encoding PIN domain-containing protein; the protein is MILVDTSVWIEFFRGNEPYFSELKELIESSEVIVHEVVFGELLQGCKNKNEVSFILEYWENLNTLTSDSSFLSAGKLSFENKHIDKGIGLIDSVLINEVRSKKLQLWTLDKKILKVLDKKEIYSSKGKHVA